A window from Dromaius novaehollandiae isolate bDroNov1 chromosome 1, bDroNov1.hap1, whole genome shotgun sequence encodes these proteins:
- the LOC112984473 gene encoding arylsulfatase D-like yields MNWQLTYYWRSLVMPLVFCLLLQPPQTQLSITTKPNIVLLMADDLGIGDIGCYGNDTIRTPNIDRLAKEGVKLTQHIAAAPLCTPSRAAFLTGRYPLRSGMDAINNYRVIFWNGGSGGLPPNETTFAKILQQQGYSTGLIGKWHQGVNCESFNDHCHHPLNHGFGYFYGMPFTLISDCLTTEPPEMDREFRRKLWLYTQMIGLVTLTSALGRLTGLISVSWKIVTCLAGFSLLFFASWFSSYGFIRHWNCIMMRNHEVTEQPMVTERTTSLILRESISFIERNKHKPFLLFLSFLHAHTPLLTTEKFLGKSSHGLYGDNVEEMDWMVGQVLDAIEKEGLKNITLVYFASDHGGWLERQEGKRQLGGWNGIYRGGKAMGGWEGGIRVPGIFRWPGVLPADTVIDEPTSLMDIYPTVVHLAGGVVPQDRVIDGRDLMPLLQGTVQHSEHEFLFHYCGVHLHAVRWHQKDSGSIWKAHYVTPVFRPPGAGACYDRGFCPCFGEGVTYHDPPLLFDLSQDPSEAKPLAADTEPLFDVVIKKIGRAIEEHRRTLTPVPEQLSLYNIIWKPWLQPCCGTFPFCWCDKEGDNKLADL; encoded by the exons ATGAATTGGCAACTAACATATTACTG GAGATCACTGGTCATGCCCCTGGTCTTCTGTCTGCTTCTACAACCACCACAGACACAGCTTTCCATTACCACAAAGCCAAACATTGTCCTGTTGATGGCTGATGACCTCGGTATAGGGGACATAGGTTGCTATGGGAATGATACTATCAG GACCCCAAATATTGACCGTCTGGCAAAAGAAGGAGTGAAACTGACTCAGCACATTGCTGCGGCTCCACTTTGcacccccagcagagcagcattcCTCACTGGCAGATATCCCCTCCGATCAG gCATGGATGCTATAAACAATTATCGTGTTATTTTTTGGAATGGTGGCTCAGGAGGGCTCCCTCCCAATGAAACCACTTTTGCCAAAATATTGCAGCAACAAGGCTACAGCACGGGACTAATAG GGAAGTGGCATCAAGGTGTTAACTGTGAATCCTTCAATGACCATTGTCATCACCCTTTAAACCACGGGTTTGGTTATTTTTATGGCATGCCTTTTACGCTAATAAGTGACTGCCTAACAACAGAACCTCCAGAGATGGACAGAGAATTTAGGAGGAAACTCTGGCTTTACACGCAGATGATTGGTCTTGTTACACTCACTTCTGCCCTAGGAAGACTTACAGGCTTGATTTCGGTCAGCTGGAAAATAGTGACCTGCCTTGCTGGGTTTAGTCTTCTGTTCTTTGCATCCTGGTTCTCAAGTTATGGATTCATAAGACACTGGAACTGCATTATGATGAGAAACCATGAAGTTACTGAACAGCCAATGGTGACAGAGAGGACTACATCCCTTATCCTGAGGGAGTCTATTTCATTTATTGAAAG aAACAAGCACAAGCcgttcctcctctttctttcctttttacatgCCCACACCCCTCTCCTCACCACAGAGAAGTTTCTTGGGAAGAGCAGCCATGGTTTATATGGAGACAATGTAGAGGAGATGGACTGGATGGTGG GCCAAGTTCTAGATGCTATTGAGAAGGAAGGCTTGAAAAATATTACACTAGTTTACTTTGCCTCTGATCATGGTGGATGGCTGGAAAgacaagaaggaaaaaggcagCTGGGCGGTTGGAATGGAATATATAGAG gtgGAAAAGCTATGGGAGGCTGGGAAGGAGGAATCCGTGTCCCAGGGATATTTAGATGGCCAGGAGTGTTACCTGCAGACACAGTTATTGATGAACCTACGAGCCTTATGGACATTTATCCTACAGTAGTACATCTGGCTGGAGGAGTAGTACCCCAGGACCG GGTAATTGATGGCCGGGACCTGATGCCTTTACTGCAAGGAACAGTTCAGCACTCAGAGCATGAATTCCTGTTTCATTACTGTGGCGTTCACTTACATGCAGTGCGGTGGCACCAGAAAGACA GTGGATCCATCTGGAAGGCTCATTATGTGACACCAGTCTTTCGTCCACCTGGGGCTGGAGCTTGTTATGACAGAGGATTTTGCCCATGCTTTGGGGAAGGTGTGACATATCATGACCCTCCCTTGCTGTTTGATCTCTCACAAGACCCTTCTGAAGCCAAACCTCTAGCAGCTGACACTGAGCCCCTCTTTGACGTTGTAATAAAGAAGATTGGAAGAGCTATTGAAGAGCATCGCAGGACACTGACtccagtcccagagcagctgtCCTTGTACAACATTATCTGGAAGCCATGGCTGCAGCCATGCTGTGGGACATTCCCTTTCTGTTGGTGTGATAAGGAAGGTGATAACAAACTTGCTGATctataa